From Spartinivicinus ruber, the proteins below share one genomic window:
- a CDS encoding sensor histidine kinase, with protein MTKEQQDWLDQGFFLPDLCTTRAVFMLVVLAELFVLILVLALPSSMGFDWNRLALTSFFVQWVVLASAGCLCRVRPLIQKTQLGYALAACYSVVLIVTLLFSLIAEWVIYPTDWGQFWLQLDTWHIAKNLLVALIITSLLLRYFYMQQQLRQQEQAELRSRLQALQARIHPHFLFNSMNSIASLIQISPEKAEQAVEDLAALLRACLDEVAAKVTLADELEICKQYLRIEKHRLGERLQVDWKLEGVPDSLPIPPLTLQPILENAVYHGIQPLAEGGTISIAGQYDSQYLTITVRNPLDAAYISEPKRGNRMAMRNIADRLQALYGKQASLSAKQEGAGFVTQLSYPC; from the coding sequence TTGACAAAAGAACAACAAGATTGGCTGGATCAAGGCTTTTTCTTGCCTGACCTATGTACTACCAGGGCGGTATTTATGCTGGTGGTGCTGGCGGAGCTATTTGTGTTAATTCTCGTGTTGGCTTTACCCAGTTCAATGGGATTCGACTGGAATCGCCTAGCATTAACATCATTCTTTGTTCAGTGGGTGGTATTGGCCAGTGCTGGCTGCTTGTGTCGAGTTAGGCCGCTTATTCAGAAAACTCAGCTTGGGTATGCCTTAGCTGCCTGTTATAGCGTGGTACTCATCGTTACCTTGCTATTTTCACTCATCGCGGAGTGGGTTATTTATCCTACAGATTGGGGGCAGTTTTGGCTGCAGCTGGATACCTGGCATATTGCAAAAAATTTATTGGTTGCATTGATTATTACCAGTTTATTGCTTCGCTATTTTTATATGCAGCAACAATTGCGTCAGCAGGAGCAGGCTGAACTCAGATCTCGCTTGCAGGCATTGCAAGCCAGAATTCACCCTCATTTTCTGTTTAACAGCATGAATAGTATTGCCAGCCTAATTCAGATTTCACCTGAAAAAGCAGAGCAAGCTGTTGAAGATTTGGCTGCATTACTGCGTGCTTGCCTGGATGAGGTGGCAGCTAAAGTCACCTTAGCTGACGAGCTTGAGATTTGTAAGCAATACTTAAGGATAGAAAAACATCGTTTAGGGGAGCGGCTTCAGGTGGACTGGAAGTTAGAGGGGGTGCCAGATAGCTTGCCCATCCCACCGCTTACTCTACAGCCTATTTTAGAGAATGCGGTTTATCATGGTATTCAACCATTGGCTGAAGGAGGCACTATTAGTATCGCGGGCCAATATGACAGTCAGTATTTGACAATTACTGTGCGGAACCCTTTGGATGCTGCTTACATTTCAGAGCCTAAACGTGGTAACCGTATGGCGATGCGAAATATTGCAGACCGACTTCAGGCGCTTTACGGCAAGCAAGCTTCTTTATCAGCTAAACAAGAAGGTGCTGGTTTTGTAACCCAGTTGAGTTACCCATGTTGA
- a CDS encoding LytR/AlgR family response regulator transcription factor, with the protein MNVLIVDDEPLARDRLRRMLEQVDGCSPLEEEGRNGLEAVELAQKHNPDVVLMDIRMPNMNGLEAARHLCEMECPPAVIFCTAYGEYALEAFDVQAVGYLLKPVKQSALVQALQNAKKTNRSQLNAINQFRPGEQPGKRSHISAKTYKGVELIPLNEVRYFIADNKYVTVNHTKGEVLIDETLKELETEFEGAFVRIHRNALVAKGAIEGMSRNDQGGYEVRLKGVDEPLLISRRHVAGMRKLLQTL; encoded by the coding sequence ATGAATGTGTTGATCGTGGATGATGAGCCACTAGCCCGTGACCGATTAAGGCGAATGCTAGAACAGGTAGATGGTTGCAGCCCGTTAGAGGAGGAAGGGCGAAATGGTTTGGAGGCAGTAGAACTGGCCCAAAAGCATAACCCGGATGTAGTGCTGATGGACATTCGTATGCCCAATATGAATGGCTTGGAAGCGGCCAGACATTTGTGCGAAATGGAGTGTCCACCTGCAGTTATTTTCTGTACCGCTTACGGTGAATACGCGCTAGAAGCATTTGATGTACAAGCTGTTGGCTATTTACTAAAGCCTGTGAAACAAAGTGCACTTGTGCAGGCGCTACAAAATGCGAAAAAAACCAATCGATCCCAGCTCAATGCGATCAATCAGTTTCGGCCAGGAGAACAACCAGGCAAGCGAAGTCATATCAGTGCCAAAACTTATAAAGGTGTCGAGTTAATACCGCTGAATGAAGTGCGCTACTTTATTGCAGATAATAAATACGTAACAGTGAATCATACAAAAGGTGAAGTATTAATTGATGAAACTTTAAAAGAGCTGGAAACGGAGTTTGAAGGTGCTTTTGTTAGAATTCATCGCAATGCTTTAGTTGCTAAAGGTGCTATTGAAGGCATGAGCCGAAATGATCAGGGAGGCTATGAAGTTCGCTTAAAAGGGGTTGATGAACCGTTACTAATAAGCCGACGGCATGTTGCGGGTATGCGTAAATTATTGCAAACGCTTTAA
- the hemC gene encoding hydroxymethylbilane synthase has protein sequence MKTLRIATRKSALALWQANFVKQQLLVHHSNLNVELVPMTSRGDQLLDSPLAKVGGKGLFVKELENAMLANEADIAVHSMKDVPMEFPDGLCLPVICEREDPRDALVSNKYATIDELPKGAVVGTSSLRRQAQLLKLRPDLRVQFLRGNVNTRLAKLDEGQYDAIILAAAGLIRLEFADRIKSSLSPEQSLPSGGQGAVGIECRTADDAIIKLLAPLHHAETALCVSAERAMNRRLAGGCQVPIACYAQLAGEQLTMRGLVAEPDGSHFISSEQSQSVIGVTDLQTAEQLGISMAEDLLKQGAGDILSKLYQSS, from the coding sequence GTGAAAACCTTACGCATAGCAACCCGAAAAAGCGCTTTAGCCCTGTGGCAGGCAAACTTTGTCAAGCAGCAACTGCTCGTCCATCACTCTAATTTAAATGTTGAGCTTGTCCCAATGACCAGCCGTGGTGATCAGTTGCTGGATTCGCCCTTAGCCAAGGTAGGTGGGAAGGGGCTGTTTGTTAAAGAGCTGGAAAATGCCATGTTAGCCAATGAGGCTGATATCGCTGTGCATTCTATGAAAGATGTGCCGATGGAATTTCCTGACGGGCTTTGCCTTCCAGTTATTTGTGAACGAGAAGACCCTAGGGATGCTTTGGTATCTAATAAATATGCAACGATTGATGAGTTACCCAAAGGTGCTGTGGTGGGTACTTCCAGTTTGCGTCGCCAAGCTCAGTTACTGAAATTGAGGCCTGATTTAAGAGTCCAGTTTTTACGAGGCAATGTTAATACCCGGCTAGCTAAGCTGGATGAAGGCCAATATGATGCCATTATTTTAGCCGCTGCAGGTTTAATCCGACTTGAATTTGCTGATCGTATCAAGAGCTCTCTTAGTCCAGAGCAGAGCCTTCCTTCTGGTGGGCAAGGTGCCGTAGGCATTGAGTGTCGTACAGCAGATGATGCTATTATCAAGCTATTAGCACCTTTACATCATGCAGAAACTGCTTTATGTGTAAGTGCTGAACGAGCGATGAATCGCCGTTTGGCAGGTGGTTGTCAGGTACCAATTGCTTGTTATGCGCAACTGGCAGGAGAGCAGCTGACCATGCGTGGTTTGGTGGCAGAGCCGGATGGTTCTCATTTTATATCTAGTGAGCAAAGCCAGTCAGTAATAGGCGTAACGGATCTGCAAACCGCTGAGCAATTAGGTATTAGTATGGCAGAGGACCTGCTTAAACAAGGTGCGGGGGATATCCTGAGCAAGCTATACCAGTCAAGCTAA
- a CDS encoding uroporphyrinogen-III synthase, giving the protein MSILVTRPEPEASKLVASLQQQGLQAWALPMLERQDLPETPEIRELVLNLDLFQQIIVVSYHGAIRFATLIDHYWPQWPVKIQWFAIGGKTASALAEWDIESLCSSGVDSEALLTHPQLQQVDNNKILIVKGVGGRDLLKDVLQQRGAQITELALYQRVPAQYNKTEVQNLLASHQTDTIVATSGEIVTHLAGFLDQQWRNKLRLIVPSARVADLSGTLGFAQVINANGASEEAVIKVLV; this is encoded by the coding sequence ATGTCGATTTTAGTAACCCGACCAGAGCCTGAGGCTTCCAAGCTTGTTGCTAGCCTTCAACAACAAGGTTTACAGGCATGGGCGCTGCCAATGTTAGAGCGTCAGGATTTGCCAGAAACCCCTGAGATAAGAGAGTTAGTCCTGAATCTGGACTTATTTCAGCAGATAATTGTGGTTAGCTATCATGGTGCAATCCGTTTCGCTACATTAATAGACCATTATTGGCCACAATGGCCCGTTAAAATTCAGTGGTTTGCTATTGGTGGTAAAACCGCTTCTGCATTAGCGGAATGGGATATTGAGTCGCTATGTTCTTCTGGCGTAGATAGCGAGGCACTATTAACGCATCCACAGTTACAACAGGTGGACAATAATAAAATATTAATAGTGAAAGGAGTGGGAGGGCGAGACCTTCTGAAGGACGTGTTGCAACAACGGGGAGCTCAGATAACAGAGCTAGCACTTTATCAACGAGTGCCTGCACAATATAACAAAACTGAAGTACAAAACCTGCTTGCTAGTCATCAGACTGATACCATTGTGGCTACCAGTGGTGAAATTGTTACTCACTTAGCTGGCTTTTTAGACCAGCAATGGCGGAATAAGCTAAGGCTAATTGTACCCAGTGCAAGGGTTGCAGACTTGTCTGGCACGCTGGGTTTTGCTCAAGTGATTAATGCCAATGGGGCAAGTGAAGAGGCAGTGATAAAGGTGCTGGTTTAG
- a CDS encoding uroporphyrinogen-III C-methyltransferase, producing MTNNTNGNKPTDSKSSDKAKDQQSKHQQTKQEQSEQAQQKQNEQTVTEQPSAELKQNNSLNQAESASTTAKKSKATVGHESETSSSTTPEAQSTRKPVTPLSTTPSSQTQSTNPGQAAGNSSSQSAPQSTATVVKRGWSGPIALVISLAALAGVGGIAYLDYDIRYYMDKKQSFDPIQVSQTEAAKVESKLAESVNSTARQVTSKVNEVTAQLGQQQQQLSNTEQKLKQEVLGVAENVSNLRRQFNQMQGTSRDDWQLAEVEYMLRLANQRLLMEGDIRGVEAILVSADAILRGLDNYSLYSVREALAKDLAAVRAVEQIDVEGTYLQLDALVNQIMALPLMPVADYQKSQSEPAKSEQEETNFSSKLSAKLQRTWDNFSDHLRINISRDKPVQVLLTPKEEMFLRQNLRMMLEQAQLALLQQNQVIYSNSLKKSVDWLKEFFIYDSAKVAAINKQLQQLTEVKLNPQLPDISGSLKAAKQYIDELHRLHKGKLPRKDEVANAGEQATSANLDGEAH from the coding sequence ATGACAAACAACACGAATGGAAATAAACCCACTGACTCAAAATCGTCAGATAAGGCTAAAGACCAACAATCCAAGCATCAACAGACAAAACAAGAGCAATCTGAGCAAGCACAGCAGAAGCAAAATGAACAAACAGTTACGGAGCAACCTTCAGCAGAGTTAAAGCAAAATAATAGCCTTAACCAAGCGGAAAGTGCCTCTACAACCGCTAAAAAAAGTAAAGCAACTGTTGGTCACGAATCAGAAACATCCAGCTCAACGACACCTGAAGCACAGTCTACCCGTAAGCCGGTTACTCCGCTCTCCACTACGCCATCATCTCAAACGCAGTCAACTAACCCTGGTCAAGCGGCAGGTAATAGTTCTTCACAGTCAGCGCCTCAGTCTACGGCAACTGTTGTGAAGCGAGGGTGGAGTGGCCCTATAGCTTTGGTGATTAGTCTAGCTGCACTGGCTGGCGTGGGTGGGATTGCCTATTTAGATTACGATATCCGCTATTATATGGATAAAAAGCAGTCTTTTGATCCCATTCAGGTTAGTCAAACAGAAGCCGCCAAAGTTGAGTCAAAACTTGCAGAATCTGTTAATTCTACTGCACGACAAGTAACCAGTAAGGTAAATGAGGTGACTGCTCAGCTTGGTCAACAACAGCAGCAGCTGAGTAATACTGAACAGAAATTAAAACAGGAAGTATTGGGTGTAGCTGAAAACGTTAGCAACCTAAGACGACAGTTTAACCAAATGCAAGGCACTAGTCGTGATGACTGGCAATTAGCTGAGGTTGAATATATGTTGCGCCTGGCGAATCAGAGATTGTTAATGGAAGGTGATATCCGGGGGGTAGAAGCCATATTAGTAAGTGCCGATGCTATTTTACGTGGGCTAGATAATTACTCTCTTTATAGTGTTCGAGAGGCATTAGCCAAAGATTTGGCTGCAGTCAGAGCCGTTGAGCAAATTGATGTAGAAGGCACTTATTTACAATTAGATGCTTTGGTTAATCAGATTATGGCATTACCTTTGATGCCTGTGGCTGATTATCAGAAAAGCCAGTCTGAGCCTGCCAAATCAGAACAGGAGGAGACCAACTTTTCATCTAAGCTTTCTGCCAAACTGCAACGAACCTGGGATAATTTTAGCGACCATTTACGAATTAATATCAGCCGAGATAAACCAGTACAGGTGTTGTTAACACCTAAAGAAGAAATGTTTTTGCGGCAAAATCTTCGCATGATGCTTGAACAGGCCCAGTTAGCGTTGTTGCAACAAAATCAGGTTATTTATAGTAACAGCTTAAAAAAATCAGTAGATTGGCTGAAAGAGTTTTTTATTTACGATAGCGCCAAAGTTGCTGCTATCAATAAACAGCTACAGCAACTAACGGAAGTAAAACTTAACCCTCAATTGCCCGATATATCTGGTTCGCTGAAAGCCGCGAAACAATATATTGATGAGCTACATCGTTTACATAAAGGCAAACTGCCTCGTAAAGATGAAGTGGCTAATGCTGGAGAGCAAGCCACTAGTGCTAACCTGGATGGGGAGGCGCATTAA
- a CDS encoding heme biosynthesis HemY N-terminal domain-containing protein, which translates to MKAFTKLLLLFILAGLVSLGIVHDSGYVLIAYGDMSFETSLWMFFAIIVLAVIIYNIVKRLTITSLRSVGFLLPVTTSSRLKRAKRYSMKGLDLLINGEWEQAGKLLGKAADQGEAPLINYLTAAKAANEVGDSNTVIEYLRKADDQVPNGKIGIGITQAQIQLANGQWEQALATLEEIRRHKPRHQYVLKLLKQVYVKLHEWEQLNALLPDLRKRHVVDDEEYQTLQQQASICQLNKVIAKSLNSDENVSKRIELIEEAWAAVPRKQRKLPAVLAAYARGLIKAGALGYAEKELRKALDKNYDPELVELYGQAQGEDLKAQLAFMEELRDENAKSPEVALALGRLYLRDNQLDKAEQVLRDSLKLHKTESVYIELSKVFAKKGRVEESTQYLTEGLALVDQSRQLVALS; encoded by the coding sequence ATGAAGGCTTTCACCAAACTATTGTTATTATTTATTTTAGCAGGGCTGGTATCGCTGGGAATAGTGCATGACAGTGGTTATGTACTGATTGCTTATGGAGATATGTCCTTTGAAACTAGTTTGTGGATGTTTTTTGCCATTATTGTCTTGGCAGTCATTATTTATAATATAGTAAAGCGACTTACGATTACTTCTTTGCGTTCAGTTGGTTTTTTATTGCCAGTAACTACATCAAGCAGACTAAAACGAGCCAAACGGTATTCAATGAAAGGCTTGGATTTGTTGATAAATGGAGAGTGGGAACAGGCTGGTAAATTATTAGGTAAAGCAGCTGATCAAGGTGAAGCCCCATTAATTAATTATCTCACCGCAGCCAAGGCCGCTAACGAAGTTGGCGATAGCAATACGGTTATTGAATATCTGCGTAAAGCCGATGATCAGGTACCGAATGGCAAAATTGGAATCGGTATTACCCAGGCACAAATTCAGTTGGCTAACGGGCAATGGGAACAAGCCCTTGCTACTTTAGAGGAAATTCGTCGCCATAAACCTCGTCACCAGTATGTGCTTAAGCTGCTTAAACAGGTTTATGTGAAGTTGCATGAATGGGAACAGCTGAATGCATTGCTACCAGACTTGCGAAAACGCCATGTGGTTGATGATGAGGAGTATCAAACCTTACAACAACAGGCTTCTATCTGTCAGCTGAATAAGGTCATCGCTAAAAGCTTGAATAGTGATGAAAATGTTAGCAAACGCATAGAGTTAATAGAAGAAGCATGGGCAGCCGTTCCTCGTAAACAGCGCAAATTGCCAGCAGTATTGGCTGCATATGCCAGAGGATTAATTAAAGCAGGAGCACTGGGGTATGCTGAAAAAGAGCTGCGGAAAGCCTTAGATAAGAACTATGATCCTGAGTTAGTTGAATTGTATGGTCAGGCCCAAGGGGAAGACTTAAAAGCTCAGTTAGCTTTTATGGAAGAGCTAAGAGATGAAAATGCCAAGTCGCCTGAAGTTGCACTAGCATTAGGAAGGCTATATTTGAGGGATAATCAATTAGACAAGGCAGAGCAGGTATTACGCGATAGCCTAAAACTTCATAAAACTGAATCTGTTTATATTGAATTGAGCAAGGTCTTTGCAAAAAAAGGTCGTGTCGAAGAAAGTACTCAGTATTTAACAGAAGGCTTGGCTTTGGTAGATCAAAGTCGTCAGCTAGTTGCATTGTCCTAA
- a CDS encoding substrate-binding periplasmic protein has product MKRIHFLKLFVLLPLLFCLSFIAKAEVSPKTTIILLTENYPPYNMSVNDKNFARGDNIDGLSTDIVREMFKRANIKYRLSLRFPWSRIYKLTLQKRDYGLFSTSRTEARENLFKWVGPLASSDWVFLALNKNPVRVNTLNAAKKFKVGGYKGDATANFLEERGFNLITSFRDNENVKKLVDGRIDLWATGDLSGRYLAQLEGVTGLKTVFTIKKSQLYLAFNKDTSDEVINLLQNALDEMVRDGSHEQMVNDYM; this is encoded by the coding sequence ATGAAGCGTATACACTTTTTGAAGTTATTTGTGTTATTGCCCTTGCTATTTTGCCTAAGTTTTATAGCTAAAGCAGAAGTGAGCCCAAAAACGACGATTATTCTGCTTACTGAAAATTACCCTCCTTATAATATGAGTGTTAATGATAAAAACTTTGCTCGAGGTGACAATATTGATGGGTTATCTACTGATATTGTGAGGGAAATGTTTAAGCGGGCAAATATAAAATATCGCCTAAGTTTACGCTTTCCTTGGAGTAGAATTTATAAGTTAACTTTGCAGAAGCGTGATTATGGACTTTTCTCTACATCACGTACAGAAGCGAGAGAAAACTTATTTAAATGGGTCGGCCCACTTGCTTCCAGCGACTGGGTATTTTTAGCATTAAATAAGAATCCTGTTCGTGTTAATACCTTGAATGCGGCTAAAAAATTTAAGGTGGGTGGCTACAAAGGTGATGCAACAGCTAATTTTTTAGAAGAACGGGGTTTTAATCTAATTACCTCATTTAGAGATAATGAAAATGTTAAAAAACTGGTTGATGGAAGGATAGATCTATGGGCAACAGGTGATTTATCTGGTCGTTATTTAGCTCAGCTAGAGGGTGTAACTGGATTAAAAACGGTATTTACCATTAAGAAAAGTCAGCTTTATTTAGCTTTTAACAAAGACACTTCTGATGAGGTGATTAATTTATTGCAAAATGCCTTGGATGAGATGGTAAGGGATGGTTCTCATGAGCAAATGGTTAATGACTATATGTAA
- a CDS encoding substrate-binding periplasmic protein, which yields MRKNCWICRVLLTVYICLLAISANARLEDKIVLLTENYPPFNMSINQKNFARGGNITGLSTEVVREMFKRANIDYSLTLRFPWKRVFRLTLEKPNYGLFSTTRTPEREDLFKWVGPLVVNKWVFLAKPGSEIKLTKLDDAKRLRVGGYKGDALANYLESEDFKIITSFRDNENAVKLMSDKIDLWASGHMSGVYFAAQEGIMGLKPLLTFKKTEMYLAFNKETSDSVINALQQALDGMMKDGSYDQLTKRYL from the coding sequence GTGAGAAAGAATTGCTGGATATGTCGTGTATTATTAACGGTGTATATTTGCTTATTAGCTATATCTGCTAATGCAAGGCTTGAAGATAAAATAGTACTTTTAACAGAGAACTACCCGCCTTTTAACATGAGTATTAATCAGAAAAACTTTGCAAGAGGGGGTAATATTACAGGTCTCTCGACAGAAGTTGTACGAGAGATGTTTAAGCGAGCGAACATTGATTACTCACTCACATTACGCTTTCCCTGGAAAAGAGTATTTAGACTAACCCTGGAAAAGCCAAATTATGGGCTATTTTCAACTACGCGCACGCCAGAACGTGAAGATCTGTTTAAGTGGGTTGGGCCTCTAGTCGTTAATAAGTGGGTGTTTTTGGCAAAACCGGGTAGTGAAATTAAACTGACAAAGCTAGATGATGCTAAGCGGCTTCGAGTGGGAGGATATAAAGGAGATGCGTTGGCTAACTACCTAGAGTCTGAAGACTTTAAGATAATTACCTCTTTTCGAGATAATGAAAATGCAGTAAAACTAATGTCTGATAAAATTGATCTCTGGGCTTCTGGCCATATGTCGGGCGTTTATTTTGCCGCTCAAGAAGGAATCATGGGGTTAAAGCCATTACTAACCTTTAAAAAGACAGAAATGTATTTAGCCTTTAATAAGGAAACATCTGATAGTGTAATAAATGCTTTACAGCAGGCCCTAGATGGAATGATGAAAGATGGAAGTTACGATCAATTAACCAAGCGATATTTATAG
- a CDS encoding ferredoxin reductase domain-containing protein has protein sequence MTIHTLPILQVHQPHNNIYRVELDTSAHSNIEFFPGQYLEAILPDQSRCPLSIASAPSTMHTNQLLELHIQHQFTSDLSNQLVHLINSQDEMTVNIAKGNCYLCQTPTSPLVFMAAGTGFAQAKSMIEYCLNCQYNQPLFLYWGVRKMSDFYLLDVPNRWAQQSKVEFHPVVSEDDISGVVQRAGLLVNAVIEDLSNFPEAHYYISGSPQMVYASLDRLTAEGIAENHVHSDVFDYAPR, from the coding sequence GTGACAATTCACACCCTTCCTATTCTTCAAGTCCACCAGCCACATAACAATATCTACCGAGTTGAGCTGGATACCTCAGCTCATTCGAATATTGAGTTCTTCCCTGGCCAATATTTAGAAGCTATTTTGCCTGACCAAAGCCGCTGCCCATTATCAATTGCTAGTGCACCCAGTACTATGCATACCAATCAACTGCTTGAACTGCACATTCAGCACCAGTTTACCAGCGACTTATCCAACCAGCTTGTTCACTTGATTAATAGTCAGGATGAAATGACTGTGAACATTGCTAAAGGTAACTGCTACTTGTGCCAAACTCCCACTTCCCCTTTAGTGTTTATGGCAGCAGGAACTGGGTTCGCCCAAGCTAAAAGCATGATTGAGTATTGTCTTAACTGCCAGTATAACCAGCCATTATTTCTTTATTGGGGAGTAAGGAAAATGAGCGATTTTTACCTGCTAGATGTTCCCAATCGCTGGGCTCAACAAAGCAAAGTAGAGTTTCACCCTGTTGTTAGTGAAGACGATATTTCAGGGGTAGTGCAACGAGCTGGTTTATTAGTTAATGCTGTCATTGAAGATTTAAGTAACTTTCCTGAAGCCCACTATTATATTAGTGGCTCACCACAAATGGTGTATGCCAGTTTAGATAGACTAACGGCTGAAGGGATAGCGGAAAATCATGTGCATTCTGATGTATTTGATTACGCCCCCAGATAA
- the ubiD gene encoding 4-hydroxy-3-polyprenylbenzoate decarboxylase — translation MKYKDLRDFISQLEKKGELKRINTPVDPYLEMTEIADRTLQKGGPALLFENPKGFNIPVLANLFGTADRVAMGMGAENTKALTEIGELLAFLKEPEPPKGMKDAWEKLPIFRQVMNMGPKQVKSAPCQQVIITKEDVDLSTLPVQTCWPDDAGPLITWPLVVTKGPHKTRQNLGIYRQQVIGRNKVIMRWLSHRGGALDFKEWQAAHPGEPFPVAVALGADPATILGAVTPIPDTLSEYAFAGLLRGSKTELVSCMTHDLEVPASAEIILEGYIYPNEMADEGPFGDHTGYYNEVDQFPVFTVETITHRKQPIYHSTYTGRPPDEPAILGVALNEVFVPILKKQFPEIVDFYLPPEGCSYRLAVISMKKQYPGHAKRVMLGIWSFLRQFMYTKFVIVTDDDINIRSWQDVIWAMTTRMDPKRDMTFIENTPIDYLDFASPVSGLGSKVGLDATNKWPGETNREWGAAITMSTDVKRRVDELWPELGID, via the coding sequence ATGAAATATAAAGACCTGCGAGACTTCATTTCCCAACTAGAAAAAAAAGGCGAATTAAAACGAATCAATACGCCAGTTGATCCCTATTTGGAAATGACTGAAATTGCTGATCGCACTCTACAGAAAGGGGGGCCAGCATTATTATTTGAAAATCCTAAAGGTTTTAACATTCCTGTTTTGGCTAACTTATTTGGTACTGCTGACCGAGTGGCCATGGGAATGGGAGCAGAAAATACCAAAGCACTTACCGAAATAGGTGAATTATTAGCATTTTTAAAAGAACCAGAGCCACCTAAAGGAATGAAAGATGCCTGGGAAAAATTACCTATTTTTCGCCAGGTAATGAATATGGGTCCCAAGCAAGTTAAGTCGGCACCTTGCCAGCAGGTCATTATCACCAAGGAAGACGTTGATTTAAGTACCTTACCAGTTCAAACTTGCTGGCCCGATGATGCCGGCCCATTAATTACCTGGCCCCTGGTTGTCACTAAAGGCCCCCATAAAACACGGCAAAATTTAGGTATTTATCGCCAACAAGTGATTGGCCGGAATAAAGTCATTATGCGCTGGCTATCCCATCGCGGTGGCGCCTTGGATTTTAAAGAATGGCAAGCAGCTCACCCAGGTGAGCCATTCCCAGTAGCGGTTGCTTTAGGTGCAGACCCAGCCACTATTCTAGGTGCAGTGACACCAATACCTGATACTCTCTCAGAGTATGCATTTGCTGGTTTGTTAAGGGGTAGTAAAACAGAGCTAGTTAGCTGCATGACCCATGATTTAGAAGTGCCAGCCTCTGCCGAAATTATTTTAGAGGGCTATATTTATCCAAATGAGATGGCCGATGAAGGTCCATTTGGTGACCATACGGGTTATTACAATGAAGTTGATCAGTTTCCAGTTTTTACGGTTGAAACAATTACCCATCGTAAGCAGCCTATTTATCATAGCACCTACACTGGCCGTCCACCGGATGAGCCCGCTATTTTAGGTGTTGCACTAAATGAAGTATTTGTCCCTATTCTGAAAAAACAGTTTCCAGAAATTGTCGATTTTTATTTACCCCCAGAGGGCTGTTCCTACCGGCTTGCTGTCATATCAATGAAAAAACAATATCCTGGACATGCCAAACGGGTAATGCTGGGTATTTGGTCATTCCTAAGACAGTTTATGTATACTAAATTCGTTATTGTTACTGATGACGATATTAATATTAGAAGCTGGCAAGATGTTATCTGGGCTATGACCACCCGTATGGATCCGAAGCGAGATATGACTTTCATTGAGAATACCCCTATTGATTATCTGGACTTTGCTTCACCTGTATCTGGTCTTGGTTCCAAAGTGGGTCTTGATGCAACAAATAAATGGCCTGGAGAAACTAACCGGGAATGGGGCGCAGCAATCACAATGTCTACTGATGTCAAACGTCGGGTTGATGAGTTATGGCCTGAACTTGGTATAGACTAA